tgtctttgagaaaagaagtcaatttttccccaagattgatggagagaaatcaatctctcaaaatacttttgGGAGATTCGAACAAGGTGTTTGATGGTTTTTGGAGGGATAAGTCTTAGGCATAGGCTTAAGTGTTTATGCCATATGCCCGATCAGTTGGGTGGTATCCGAGCATTCAGAACCGAGAGCCGAGCGATCAGGCTCTAGCATCCGAGTGATTGTACCCTAGCATCCGAGCAGATGGTGGCACGTCCGATCGGGTAGCGTGTGTGTCCGAGCGAGATGAGGTTGCGTCCGGGCGGTGAGCGTCAGTGCCCGAATGGATGGAGGAGCATCTGAGGGGCTGGCATGCATGTCCGAGCAGCTTGGGGTCTGCATCCGAGCAGTCATGTGCGCGCCGAGTGGAAGGTGGTGGTGCATCCGAGTGGATGTTGGCAGTGTGTCCAAGCAGATTGAGCACGTCTGATCAGTTGGCTTCAGGTGTGCATCCGAGGAGACAGGCACGCCGAGGAGCAGCTGCAGGTGCGCACGCGCATCCGAGAGGCTGGCATGTTCGAGCGGCTGGCTGGGCATCCGAGGAGCTGATGCGTCCGAGCGGCTGCATGTGTCCGAGCAGCAGCGTAGGCATCCGAGCGGCTGCATGCGTTCAAGGAGCTGCTGGCCAGGCATGCCGAGCGGATGAAGCATTCTCAAGGAGCTTGGCACATCCAAGGCTACATGTCCGAGAGGTTGAGCATATATTTAGGGTGCATGTCCGAAGAGCCAGGCAGGCCTCTGAGCAACAGGAAACAATACACCCAAGGGTTAGCAGTTAAGAAATTATTTGGGTCCCGGGGACCAAATAGGCATTTCAAATCAGCTATTTAAACAAGCTCAAAGAatggaatttgaagaaatcaaaagaaaagtttgatCGTGGGTTTATTACAAAAGTGAAGGTTACTaaccggatggaagcttttggatgacctcaaaaacattttgctagagaaaaagtttatcatacgagtaaatcatataataaacttggggggcaaatgttaaccccaaaaattggagttcgatgatgtggcaatcagaagtgacaaatGGCTATACATGGTtcgtaaatgacacattaatagtcaataaatgtgttggctcttcggagttgtgataaagtgatctgaccgacctggtagaGTTTCTGTCAAACCGATAAGGATTTTTGACTGAcaagtcaagtgtcatgaccgaccagccaAGAGTCATGACcggccagtcaggtgcttgtccgactagTCATGCGCTTGTCCGCTCAGTCGTGTGCTTGTCCTCCCAGTCCTgcgcttgtccgcccagtcatgtgcttgtccgcccagtcatgtgcATGTCCAACTAGctaagtgtttggccgaccagacatgtgttggccgaccagtcacttgtcttagccgaccagtgaggtattttggcccttcagttttcctcctgggtgtgatgtggactgACTAAACAGAACAGGGCTACGTAAAAGATCCCAGtaacgacttcaacaagaatcggtcatacaTGCACGAGAATCTCttagatatcccggaataatacccatattgttgtaatattagatttgtttatattttattaattaaagtctgttggaagaacaaaTGACCCagtaaaagggagatatttatgtacgatccatgagcctataaataaagggctcatggcatcatttgggggatcagatctttttagactgagaaaactctctcattttgagattttggggactgttacttgaggcattcttggggcatttattgagaggttagagagataaaGCCTATATTCTCTGGAGAGAGAAACTCTACatttttctacttgcacttaagaaactcagttgtctcaagttcatctgatcttaagtgtaggctaaatatatcacaacttcaagtggattaggctattaccaacacattggggctgaaccactataaaactatttgtgtcgtatttttctcttgaaggttcattgtagttttgacgtctactcgtcgttggccaaaatcgtggtcaacacctTGGTTTCTACTGAACCCCTTATAGAGCATGGAATATTGAAACTACCAAgttctttaagcttgggaggtagcttcttttgaagtatcgcactacactcctcagtaagtgtcactatctcataatcctctagtttatttttcttcatcaaaatttctttcataaactcCACATATCTCGACATCTGTTCAAGTGCTTCGGCAAAGGGAATGTTGATGTGAAGCTTCCGAAAAAcacctaaaaacttagaaaattgCTTGTTCAATACCTTCTtttgaagcctctgaggatatgggatcTTAATGTGATGCTCTATACTTATTCCTAGCTCCTTTTTTCTCAAGGTTTTCATTAACCTCTTCTTCAATTTTACCCTTTTTCTCATCGACCACTTTTGGTAACTGAATAAGCTTCTTACTTGGCTCTTCCAACTTCTTACCACTCCTTAAAGATATTGCATTGCATTTttcttttgggtttacctcagtgTAGCTTGGTAAATTCCCTTGAGCATGGTTTGTCTTCAAAGCAGCCAACTGCtctatttgagtctccaaattttgaatagatgcccttgtctcagtcataaattggtTCAGTACATGAGGTTGTGCTTCAGGTTGCTTCATGGGTATTGGATGTtgtggtggtctattttgtggttgataaaaCCTAGGAGGAGGATGTTGGAATTATTGTTGGCTCTGTTGGAAAGGCTGTTGAACACTCTGATTATTATTTTTCCAAGAAAAGTTAGGGTGATTCTGCCATCCTTGGTTGTAGGTCATGGAATATGGGTTATTAGCAGGTCTTTGGAAGTTTCCTATGGGTTGAAATTGTTCCATAGGGAAATTATTTAAATCCATTGTAGGACAGTGGTTAGGCGAATGTGCCATTCGACATATTTCACACACACTTTGTAATTGCATGGCTTGAGCTGTGAGGTTATTCTGCTTTAGTTTCTTGGTCAAAGATGCAACTTGCGTCGTAAGCAGAGCAATAGGATCAACTTCTAAAACTCCTGCCACTTTCTTGTTTTCACACTCTGTAGaccaattataattattcatggccatttccTTTAATAGGTCATAGGCCTCATTAGCATATTTGCTCATAAATGTTCCACCCGCTACTGCATCAATTATGGTCCTGGTGTTtccccccaaaccattgtaaaaagtGTGCACCAACATCCATTTCTCTATCccatgatgtgggcacttccGAAGCAACTCCTTAAACCTTTCCCAAGCGTTGTATAGAGACTCCCCCTCCAACTGATGgaaattatttatttcacctcTAATACGGGCTAATTTAGCGAGAGGAAAATACTTAGCAAGGAATTTTTGGGCAAGGTCCTCCTATGTTAAAATGGAGTTGGCTTGTAGCGAAATCAATAAACTTTTAGCTCTGTCTCTCAAAGAAAATAGAAATAGCCTTACACGAATTGCATCATTACATATACTCCATTCATTTTGAAAGTAGTGGATAGCTCCAAAAAGTTGGTAATATGGAGGTTTGGATCCTCATTAGGTATCCCCCAAATTGAACGCAATTATGAACCATTTGGATAATCGAAGGCTTGATCTTAAAATTATTTGCCTCGACAGTAGGTGGGCGAATGCTAGAGTGTATCCCtgtaacagtaggaagtacatagtcCCTCAGTGGTGGGTTTGCCTCAGCTGCATCGTTACCCTATTACCCTGATTCAGATTGTTGTTGGCAACATTATTAACATTCTGCACCATTCTTTCTAGTATTttctgttttctttttcttttgcagGTCTTCTCAATCTTAGGATCAACATGCACTAATACATTCGAACCCTGACGTCGCTTAAACTAGATCACTTGAAATTGAGAATTTTAAAAGCAACTCAAATTAGAAAACGTCAGAATAAAACCAAAATAGAAcgaaaaacaattaattttgatattggttATTAGTCCCCGACAACGACGCCAACAACTTGATCGGTAAAATATGCACGCAAGTATACatggtcgtgtcaagtaataaattccgtAAGAATGGATATcgtcccacaaagactattaaccAACTACAAATAATTTCTTTTTACTTTCTACTTGGtgattaaaattaagatgaataattaTAAACGacgaacacaatttaaataattgTAAACATAACAATGAATTAAAGGATAAAATCAATAACAAAAAGCATAGGGAATTAAtgtcatcaacttttcattctattaatttcactaatcagttctaaatctcttcttcctattctataTAACGATATCATATTCAATTCACATCTTTCgagttttgaatcaaaatcataaatcaagcaaatagtgatcaagtatttactagcattagacaaacatcatatagattagaataaagaagaagtatcaatagaacatcataataaaattatattgaaattcaaGCGACTACATTGACCCCTAAATAGAGgatttagttcatagataacataatGACAATAACATTCagataattgttcatagaaaataacctaaggaattaagatgaagaaaaAATCTAGAAAACAATAAGCAAGTCGTATTTTCTTAATCTAGGGTTAACAAAACTAACAAGGCTACTAAAATTCGCAGAATAATGTgtcttaaatagttttccaatgctcccaagtgaaaagatcattttTTCCTTCTAAAAGTGGCTTAAAATTGCAAAATCATGATGATAGCGCCGTAGCGCTAGGTTTTGGGCACTACGACACTTATAACAGAGTCGAATTCTAGTAAAAACTCGtcaactagcgctgtagcgctaggcttgtAGCGTTGTAACACTACAATCAGACCCCCAATGAATTTCTCTTAGCGCTACATAAATAGCGCTATTTACAAAAACAAAAGCCTTCAAAAACATTCaattagcgctatagcgctattgTGCTAGCACTGGGGCACTAATCACAGTAGTGTAAGTCGGACTTCTTGCTTCCAAAATGCAAAATGACTCGATTTTCTCCAAAGTTGCTCCATTTTCTCCCACTTTTACTTCATTCATCTATTTTCACCGTCTTAACATCAAAAatctgaaacatgaacaaacaaacataaatctacaataaaatagccctaaactaatgaaaaccttcctaaaaattagaccataaacgagccgaAAACTTGTTTATCACCCTTTCGAAGTGCTCATTCCAATGATACTAACCTCCGACCTTCGAGTGATCAAAGCTCACTGAAAAATACAGTCAAAATCTTGTTTGTGTTATGTTTTATTGGTGGTACGCTTTGGGCAGTGTGGTCGTAGGTCGACTCTCTTCCACGGTGAGTGGTGTGTGTGATAGGTAGAGCTCCCATTATTGGCGTTTGGTACCTGGCAACAATTTGCATGAAAAagggagaaagagaaagaaagaagagagaaaataattcACGACTAATAAAAGTGTAAAAAatcacaaacaaaaaaatagggGACAAACTCAGATTTTGTGTAtgtatcattttttatttttttatagtattttttaattaaaattggttctgatttttttataaataaaattgaaaagtcAATTATAAATTTCTCTAAAATAAAGCtctaattaatatgatttaattgcGGGGCATGTTTTTTACACTCGTTATTAAAAGACGAAATAAAAATGAATTATTTATTATTCTAACTAGTTAATTACAAGGTACTTTCTAAGTTTTAATATTTGACTTCTATCCTTTTTGCATTCTTTTGAAAAACTTTGGACAAGTAATAGTTTTGTCAATATATCTAAAAATGGTTCTAATATCATTTAATAATTGTTGGATTTGTCGTATGTCTTAAGTCTTTTGACaatgtaactttttttttttttgagggaaGAACTTGCATTCAAACAATGGTTCAACGGACATAATCCAAAGTTCAGGCAAAATCAAAATTGCACAAATCTCATAATAGAGATGATTTATATACGACAAACCTATCCAATTACAAATTTAGAGCAAATGTGACAAGCACAACACTGACCCCACTAAGAACACGCACATAATCAAAACCCCGAAGGATGAACCAACTAGAGCCCTGACTAGACTCACAAAGTGGATGGTTGCCTTTTAAAAATCTACCATTTAGGTGATGATGCTCCAAACCCAAATAGGCGAGACCATCCAAATAGGCAAGGTCATACAAAAATGGCACAAAATGCCAAAAATCTCATACGAGAGGGAGATGAACACCATTATTACAATATCAAAgacaagaaaaacaaacaaaacaaagacagtaaaaaaaaaaccattaaaaccaaatCAAGTGCATCGAAGCAATGTTGGAAAATGCCAAAGCACCATGACCCGATCCACCACCACTCATAGACGAGCCACAACCAAGAAGCCGAAGGGTTCAAGACACCCGAGCAACCAAATGGCCAGGAAAGACGAACCCTCCTCAGAAATCCACAGTCGACTTAAATACTTACACCATGTTATTTCCAAAAATATGCATGTTATGATATAAATTAACACTGTAAAACATATATAATTGCaatgttttttttaatcaaaCTTAAACTAAAATTGATGTTAGAGTAGCTGTTATTGTACAATTTGTCAGTATGTtatagaattattattttaataaaatttccaATTCATTTTATTGTGACATGtgttcttaaaaaaaattggtagtAAGAATTTATAGTTACTTATTATTATTAACTAGCTTGGTAAGTTATCTAAAACGAGTGtgaaaaatcaaataatatatcAGCAAGGTgtgacattttattgaatttttatcTAATAAGCAAACTTGAAAGATGACATTTTACTAAATTAATTATCAAGTAAAGTGATGAACACATTAAATAAAACATGTTCTTTCAACATACTCCATCATATGAATTCTAATACTTGCAAAGTGAAAGTGGTGATTATTCTAGACctaatctttataaaatatgcacacacatatataaatatacaaaacAATGGGGCCTGATGGGGAATAGTAGAACTGTAGAAGTGGATGTGCACAAGGAATCAATTGAATATACAATGTGGGGTTCACATACCTCCATAAACCCCGTCCcccaaaaattaaataataaagccCTTTTCCACACCAGAAGAGTTGAacggatttttatttttttcaaaagaaaattaTGAATGCTTACGTAAGCACTGCAACGTCATCAAAACGTTGTAAGCATCAATAAGCAATTTAGTGGAATTTTCCTTTGGAAACATTTAAAATTATACCATACTCTCCTTCCTTCCATCTTCCAGATAATTGCTCCTCTCTTTCCACCCTATGCCCTCATTTTCTGAAGTCCTATTCTCTCAGCAACTACCATATATAATCAAATCCCATCCTCAAAACATTTCCACACACCCAAaatcataaaacacaaaaatatctctcaaataaaaaaaatgaaatgacaGATTGAGTGGTGGCTGATCtaaatctatatctatatatatatagaaaattacAAAATTTGTACTCCACAGAGAGTTAATCAGTGAGTAGTGACCAAAATGGGTACTTGTATTTGGCCTCAAAATTTGTCTAAGAGATTGGTTGAGGAGCTGATTCAAGGCAGGGAGATGGCGACCCAGCTTCAGCTTATGCTTCATAAGCCTCCTTTTGGAGAACATGGTGGTGGGTCGGTCAAATCATCATCAGCTGAAGAGCTTGCTTCAAAGATTTATAACTCTTTTACACAAACTCTTTCTGTGGTGGCTGGCTATAAcaacattaataatattattattaatagcaACTCTTCAGATCAGACTTCTCAGGTCAACCCTGACCAGGCTTCACATTGTGATGAGCCGAGTTCTGATGATTCCGGTGAGAGTAAAAAGAGATCATCTTCGGCTATCAAAGATCGGAGAGGATGTTATAAGAGAaggtacatatatatattattattattttcatattgttaattaatatatatataatatcatcatgatatagctttttttttttctttctatctcaATAATTGAAAGAAAGCCCTATGTGTAAATGTGGATCATTCATTATATGGTCAGTACTAGTCTTTTTGTTTTTGTGGTCATTTCATggataaaatatcataataataaatCCCACTTGGATATATGAATTGAATCACATGGATAAATAGACATAGGTATATGTATTATACttttctattttgtttttgtaGTATTATTGGGAACTGATAGGTAGCATTATAGGTagtctgaattttttttttttttttttcattgtggTAGCAGAAAGAACTCTCAATCATGGACCACCACTGTATCCACACTAGAAGATGGTCAGGCTTGGAGAAAGTATGGCCAAAAGGACATCCTTAATGCTGAATACCCAAGGTTATATCCATTAATTTACACTTCTATTTAGGTATATAAAATAGGATTCATATATATTGTTTTGAATCTCTTATTATAAGCTACAAGGACGTACgacatatataatttaattatgtgGAGAAGGAACAACCTTTTAAAAGATGGAATATCTTTGCATCTTCATTATTACCATATAATTCTAAGATTTCATTTTTGACGTTATTTACAAGCAAAATAAAGTTAAAATGGCTAACCCCGTCTTTTGGAAAAAGGTATGGAAAACCAATATTGGTCAAGAAAACATATATAATGGAAAAAAAGGAAGAATCATAATCATAGTAGACATAATTTGGATTAGGATTGCACCCATAAATTAATTACTTTAGTAGTTTAATTAGGTCATTAATTAAGAAATGTGGTTAAGGTGTTGTATAGTTTTTGTTTGGTATAGTAAAAGAAAAAGAGATCTATTTAAATAAAAAGCTCACAAAATTTAGTGGTTGGTGTGTGAACACACAGGGCTTACTTTAGGTGCACACGCAAGTATGATCAAGGTTGCCGAGCCACAAGACAAGTCCAACAGATACAAGACAATCCTAAACTGTACCAAACCACATACATCGGTGAGCACACATGTAAAAACATTCTTAAAGAACCCCAAATGATCAAAGATTCGGAGTATACTTGGGATTCTGCACCTAATAATCTCAATGTGgtcactactactacttctcatCACTACAATAATGCCTCAAAATCCATTGTTAAAGAATCTGATGATGCTGCTCAGGATGTCAAGCCAATTAGGGAACCTAGTACTACTACCACCGACTCATGTTTATCAGACAAACTTTCCTTGGATGATCATAATGAGATTATTAATCTGTGGCCCTCGGAGCTTAAGGATCTTGAGTTGTCAGATCCTTCAATGGGTTTCTTGTGTCCGAGGCTAGGCGGGTCTGGTAGtcatgatcatgataatcatgtttctataaTGTTCTCATTTGGGGACCGTACAACTTGTAGTACTAGTGCTACTTCTCAGAGTTTTGACATGGATGAGTTTGTAGACACGTCCATAGATTTTCGCAGCTGTGATTTTGAGTTTGATGAGAATGAGTTTCACCTAGGAATCTAGGATccttgtgaagaagaagaagaagagagtaaTTTCAGAGTGTGTACTACTACTTTTATATagatgtatgtatgtatgtatgtacttTTGACATTTGTATTTTCGTGTAAACGAAATCCTTTGCCAACTTGTAGTGAAATaatcaaattagaataatattaacAGTGATGTTTGCAcagtatatatattttagaaAACAATATATGAACATGAAGTGCTTAGTGTGGATTATCATCGTGGTGATCATTTGGAATTAATAAGCATGTTTATTATTTATGGATTATCATCATGGTGATCATTTGGAATTAATAAGCATGTTTATTATTTATGGattgtaaaaaaatatttatatgagaacagttttttccttttatttatcTTCATTAAAGGAGCCGGGGCCGACTAATATTGAATTGACCGCATCGATCAAAGAAAATATGTATTTATCATATGTATAGATGAGACGGGAGGTTGAATATAcccaatatattatatattatacaaATACATACCTTTTTTTTTCTAGTAATAGctgtacatttaaaaaaaaaaaaaaaagttataaaaCAGTGACGGATTCGGAATTTATACAAGTGGGGTTACTGCTATACATGTATAGCaattattatcattaaataaatgGGTGCTTTGCTTTCTGTCggcaactttttttttcttctttagtcCTTTGTAATTAtaccatatacatatataaatacacTCCACATTAAATACAAGATAattcataaataaaaaaatatatatatttataactatattttttatattaggtTTGAATGGTAAAtttctttataaaaaaataacaaaaaataaattaagccattacacatcatttattaaaaatTGACTGTTATaacttttaaattataaatttgaatatttttttaattacataaaaatatataaaattttaatataatcttaaatataaatttataaaaattaattaaaaaatagaataaactTTTTTTATATTACATGAGTTTTGTAATGAATATCTTTTTATTATTGtgttattatataatatttagaTATTAGAAAGACTTATactaaaatgaagaaaaaaaaatagagttttaattttatcataaataAAGTGTATTAAATAAGcctaaaatttataaataaaattaaagatttaaaatagtacattttttcattttaattaatataaatatttaataatattttcagCAAAAAAAGagataaaattatatatttatgaagtataaatatatataagccCACTAAAGCTCTAAGAACTTCTCTCTGAATGAGCTTCCTTTGAGGCTTTCAGTCTTGTTCATTGCTACAGTTTTCTTCTCGTTCTTTTGTTTATTTCGTGTTTATCCATTGTTCTTTCGTTCTTATTTGACTTCGTTTATTGATAGAAGGTGTTCTATGTTAGATTTCCTTATTTTCTTCTCTTGAAGTTGTTTAGGGTTCATGGCAAAGGCTTGATTACGCCATGGATTTGGTGGAGGAATCAATTCGGACAACAACCAATTTACTTGTGGAAGAGGAAGGGGATTGGGAAAGCAACAATAGTATGGATCCCCAAAATAAGATCTTCTTGATAGGGAGGCTAGTTTCCATAAAAGTTGTATCAAGAAAGTTCCTTGATACTCTTTTGAATCGGGTTTGGAGTCGATTTATAGGTTGGAAGGTGAAAGTCTTGCATCAAGAAGTAGGCAAGATAATGATTGGGATTCAATGTGCAGAGGAAAAGAAGTGGTCTAGTATCTTGGATAGATCTCCTTGGATTTTTAACGTGAGCAATGGCCGAACAACGCAAAATGGCAAGAGGTGAGAGTAGATTCTTATAAGTTTTGGGTCTAGGTATTAGGAATTCCATTCAAACTACGTACATTCCGTAATGTCGAAAAGATTGCTGGAATTTCAGGGATAGTGGTGAAGATTTAGATGGTTGATTTGGAAGAGGTTGTTCTTCAAGGATATGTGAGGGTTCAAGTAGAGATGTTGGTTGAGGCAGGTTTTCGATCGGACCGATTTTTTCTGGGGGAAGATAAATATATCTAGATTCCTTTTAAGTTTGAAAGGCTCCCTTTCTTATGTTTCAAATGTGGTATAATAGACCATGAAGTCGGATTGTGTAAGGAGAAAGAAATTGTTGAGTATAATGAGAATGGAGATAAGGTACCGATTATAGGTCTTGGATGAAAGCTGATAATCTTGTAAAGGATTGCTTTGAAGGCTTCTTGAAGATGTTAGCTTCTGATTAGACAGAAAGGAAAAGAGGGCATGACGTGAATGATGACATTTTAGTAGCAAGCAATGGAAGAGAAGTGGATGGGAAACATCTCCATGTTAGTGAACAATGACACCCAAGCAAATTGGGGGAAAGTACAAAGGAAAATGGGATTACAGGAACCTTGTTTACAAAGAGAAATGATATTTGATGGTAGGCTTCTTACTGTTGCGGTGGAAGAAAGGCCTAATCTTGATAAGAATATATGCTCTATACATAAGAGAACTCGAGCAGTGACTGAAATAGGTTCAGGAATTTTGCTAGAACCAAAGAGAAAAACTCCACAACTACAGGAGAAGGGAGACGACTCTAAAGGAGCCAGTGTGGAAGATAAATGTTTTATAAAAGAAGCCAAGTATACTGCCAAGCTCAGTGAAGATTATGTGAAGGGTGGGCAGCAAGAACATGGAAGCAAGACGGCTGCAGGGAGCACTAGAGGTCGCAAGAAGGTCAAAGATATGGCAAGAAATAAGATTGTTGAAGGAATAAGAAAGGGCGACTGTCTAGAAAAGGATGAGGGTTAGATGATAGCAGAAGTGATATCGGAAGCACAAGTTTTTACAATAAGAGATTCTTGGTCTACTGGGATATAGATTCAAGCGGCGCACTCTGAGGTTTAGGGTCGCCAACCACAATGAGAATCTTTAGTTGGAATGTACATGGAATGGGAATCCCTATACGATCCGCACTTTGAATTCCCATATAAATGATTATCAGCTAGATATGATCTTTTTGTGTGAAACTAAAATGAATAGTTTTCAATTTGATATGTTAAAAAGAACGATGGGTTTTAGTTGTGGTTTGGTGGTGGGAAGACAGGGTTTAGCAGGAGGTTTAGTTCTATTATGGCGTGAATAAGTGGTGGTCAACCTGAGATCTTTCTCGATCTCCCATTTTGATGCATATGTGTTGACTCCTAATGTTCCACCTTGGTGATTTACGAGGTTCTATTGGCATCTAGAAGCTAAGAAAATGATACATTCATGGTCTCTTTTGAGAAAGTTATGCTTTGATGTCAAATCTCCTTAGATTTGTTGTGAGAATTTCAATGAGATCCTTAAGGATATAAGAAaataagggggggggggggggggggggggggataaaTCCTAGTTATCTTATTAAAAATTTCAACTAGTAGTTGTTGATTGTGGCTTAAATGAGTTTAGGACAGAGGGAGACCAATTTACCTGGTGTTATCAAAAAGCTGGAAATTTAGTGTTTGAAAGGTTGGACAAGGGCTTCTTTAATCAAGAATGGAAGGAGTTATTCCTTAGAGCCATAGAAAATCATTTAAGTAGATAAGGTTCCGACCATTTCCCattgcttttttatttttctgctGTGACTTTTGGTAAATATTGTGGTTCTTTCTGTCAGAATTTGAGAGTTCACTTCGAAAAGGCATGGGTAGAAGATGAACATTGTATTTGTATAGTTGAGAAGAAATGACGTAAAATGGGTGGAGGTGGGAAGCTTAATAATTTTCTTGGTTGTCTTAATAGATGCAGAAGTCTATTACAAAGATGGGGCAGAGAGAAAAGGAAGCAAGAAGGGTTGATTTTGCATCAGAAGAAACAACTTTTGGTAGACCTATCGTCATTAATAGAGGGACCGGGTTGGGTTTTTATCGGAAGGCCATTGGCGACAGAGGAGTCGAGTGCAATGGATGACAGGTGGCgataaaaataccaattttttcatCGGAAGGCCACTGATCAGCAAGCTAAAAATGAAATCAAAGCTATCAAGGATTTGAATGGTTACTGGAAAATTGATAATGGGATGGTAGAAGgtatattttccttttatttttgggATATTTTCTCTACATCTTCTCTTTCAATAGAGAAGATTAGACATTTTTTTGGCTCTTTTACAGCAGAAAGTTACAGCTAAGATGAATGCAAAGTTACTTCTGAGTTTAACTAAAGAAAAAGTGCATAGGGCTATTATGGATCTTAATTTATCTAAAGCTCCTGGTTGTGATGGGTTCCGCAATTTGTTTTATAGAAAAT
This genomic interval from Humulus lupulus chromosome 8, drHumLupu1.1, whole genome shotgun sequence contains the following:
- the LOC133798128 gene encoding WRKY DNA-binding transcription factor 70 isoform X1, yielding MGTCIWPQNLSKRLVEELIQGREMATQLQLMLHKPPFGEHGGGSVKSSSAEELASKIYNSFTQTLSVVAGYNNINNIIINSNSSDQTSQVNPDQASHCDEPSSDDSGESKKRSSSAIKDRRGCYKRSRKNSQSWTTTVSTLEDGQAWRKYGQKDILNAEYPRAYFRCTRKYDQGCRATRQVQQIQDNPKLYQTTYIGEHTCKNILKEPQMIKDSEYTWDSAPNNLNVVTTTTSHHYNNASKSIVKESDDAAQDVKPIREPSTTTTDSCLSDKLSLDDHNEIINLWPSELKDLELSDPSMGFLCPRLGGSGSHDHDNHVSIMFSFGDRTTCSTSATSQSFDMDEFVDTSIDFRSCDFEFDENEFHLGI
- the LOC133798128 gene encoding WRKY DNA-binding transcription factor 70 isoform X2, whose product is MGTCIWPQNLSKRLVEELIQGREMATQLQLMLHKPPFGEHGGGSVKSSSAEELASKIYNSFTQTLSVVAGYNNINNIIINSNSSDQTSQVNPDQASHCDEPSSDDSGESKKRSSSAIKDRRGCYKRRKNSQSWTTTVSTLEDGQAWRKYGQKDILNAEYPRAYFRCTRKYDQGCRATRQVQQIQDNPKLYQTTYIGEHTCKNILKEPQMIKDSEYTWDSAPNNLNVVTTTTSHHYNNASKSIVKESDDAAQDVKPIREPSTTTTDSCLSDKLSLDDHNEIINLWPSELKDLELSDPSMGFLCPRLGGSGSHDHDNHVSIMFSFGDRTTCSTSATSQSFDMDEFVDTSIDFRSCDFEFDENEFHLGI